One genomic window of Garra rufa chromosome 2, GarRuf1.0, whole genome shotgun sequence includes the following:
- the hk1 gene encoding hexokinase-1 isoform X2 — translation MIAAQLLAYYFTELKDDQVKKIDKYLYAMRFSDETLRDVMARFRREMENGLGRDTNPTATVKMLPTFVRSIPDGSEKGDFIALDLGGSNFRILRVKVSHEKKQTVQMESQNYETPEDIIHGSGSRLFDHVAECLGDFMEKQKIKDKKLPIGFTFSFPCAHTKLDEAVLLTWTKRFKASGVEGMDVVKLLNKAIKKRGDYDADIMAVVNDTVGTMMTCGFDDQRCEVGIIIGTGTNACYMEELRHIDLVEGDEGRMCINTEWGAFGDDGTLEDIRTEFDREIDRGSLNPGKQLFEKMVSGMYMGELVRLILVKMAKEGLLFEGRITPELLTKGKIETKHVSAIEKSKEGRTKAKEILTRLGVEPSEDDCIAVQHVCAIVSFRSANLIAATLGAILTRLKDNKNSPRPRTTVGIDGSLYKMHPQYARRLHKTVRRLVPESDVRFLLSESGSGKGAAMVTAWASRLADQTRQIAETLEEFRLTKDQLLEVKKRMRTEIQNGLSKSTQNTATVKMLPTYVRSTPDGSENGDFLALDLGGTNFRVLLVKIRSGKRRTVEMHNKIYAIPIEVMQGTGEELFDHIVYCISDFLDYMGMKNARLPLGFTFSFPCRQTSLDAGILVTWTKGFKATDCEGEDVVGLLREAIKRREEFDLDVVAVVNDTVGTMMTCAYEEPTCEVGLIAGTGSNACYMEEMRNIETVDGVEGRMCVNMEWGAFGDNGCLDDIRTQYDNAVDDLSLNAGKQRYEKMCSGMYLGEIVRNILIDLTKRGFLFRGQISETLKTRGIFETKFLSQIESDRLALLQVRSILQHLGLDSTCDDSIIVKEVCGAVSRRAAQLCGAGMAAVVDKIRENRGLDHLDITVGVDGTLYKLHPHFSRIMHQTVKELAPKCNVNFLLSEDGSGKGAALITAVGCRLRQQEQKS, via the exons AGAAGGGAGATTTCATTGCCCTGGATCTGGGTGGCTCTAATTTCCGTATTCTGCGTGTCAAAGTGTCGCATGAGAAGAAACAGACAGTGCAGAtggaaagtcagaattacgagactcCAGAGGACATCATCCACGGCAGCGGATCACGG TTATTTGACCATGTTGCAGAATGTCTTGGAGACTTCATGGAGAAACAAAAAATTAAAGACAAGAAGCTTCCCATAGGATTCACGTTCTCATTCCCTTGTGCACACACTAAACTGGATGAG GCTGTTTTGCTAACATGGACGAAGCGCTTTAAGGCCAGTGGGGTTGAAGGAATGGATGTAGTAAAGCTTCTAAATAAAGCCATCAAAAAACGTGGG GACTATGATGCAGATATCATGGCTGTCGTCAATGACACTGTGGGAACTATGATGACCTGTGGCTTTGATGACCAGCGCTGTGAAGTCGGCATTATTattg GTACTGGTACTAATGCATGTTACATGGAGGAGCTCAGACACATCGACCTGGTGGAAGGAGATGAAGGCAGGATGTGTATTAATACTGAATGGGGGGCTTTTGGAGACGACGGCACACTGGAGGATATCCGAACTGAGTTTGACAGGGAGATTGATCGCGGGTCCCTCAACCCTGGAAAGCAATT ATTTGAGAAGATGGTCAGCGGGATGTACATGGGAGAGTTGGTGAGGCTGATCCTTGTCAAAATGGCTAAAGAAGGCCTGCTGTTTGAGGGCCGCATCACTCCAGAACTGCTTACAAAAGGAAAAATTGAAACCAAGCATGTTTCTGCAATTGAGAA GAGCAAAGAGGGACGTACCAAAGCGAAGGAGATTTTGACACGCTTGGGTGTAGAGCCATCTGAAGACGACTGCATTGCTGTGCAGCATGTTTGTGCTATTGTCTCTTTTCGCTCTGCAAATCTAATTGCTGCCACTCTGGGTGCAATCCTCACACGTCTCAAGGACAATAAGAACTCCCCACGCCCCCGCACCACAGTGGGCATCGATGGCTCCCTCTACAAGATGCACCCACA GTATGCCCGTCGGTTGCACAAAACTGTGCGTCGTCTGGTGCCGGAGTCTGATGTTCGCTTTTTGCTCTCTGAGAGTGGAAGTGGCAAAGGAGCTGCAATGGTAACAGCCTGGGCTTCCCGGTTGGCCGATCAGACACGTCAGATTGCCGAGACACTGGAAGAGTTCCGACTGACCAAAGACCAACTGCTGGAGGTGAAAAAGAGGATGAGAACTGAGATCCAGAATGGACTGAGCAAAAGTACCCAAAACACAGCCACTGTCAAGATGCTGCCCACCTATGTGCGGAGTACCCCGGATGGATCAG AAAATGGTGACTTTTTGGCTCTGGATCTTGGAGGTACAAACTTCAGGGTGCTTTTGGTAAAGATTCGCAGCGGCAAGAGGCGAACTGTGGAGATGCATAATAAAATCTACGCCATTCCCATAGAAGTAATGCAAGGAACCGGAGAAGAG CTATTTGATCACATTGTGTACTGCATATCTGACTTCCTGGACTACATGGGGATGAAGAACGCCCGCCTGCCTCTGGGCTTTACCTTTTCCTTCCCCTGCAGACAAACTAGTCTGGATGCG GGAATTCTGGTAACTTGGACAAAGGGCTTCAAAGCCACAGACTGTGAAGGAGAAGATGTTGTGGGCCTCCTGAGAGAGGCGATCAAAAGGAGAGAG GAGTTTGATTTGGACGTCGTAGCAGTAGTGAATGACACAGTGGGTACAATGATGACCTGTGCATATGAGGAACCCACATGTGAGGTTGGGCTGATTGCAG GAACCGGTAGCAATGCCTGCTACATGGAGGAAATGCGAAATATTGAGACAGTGGATGGAGTGGAAGGCAGGATGTGTGTGAACATGGAGTGGGGAGCGTTTGGAGATAATGGCTGCCTGGATGACATCAGGACTCAGTATGATAATGCTGTGGATGATTTATCCCTCAATGCCGGCAAACAAAG GTATGAGAAGATGTGCAGCGGCATGTACCTGGGTGAGATTGTCCGGAACATCTTGATTGACTTGACCAAGCGTGGCTTCCTCTTCAGAGGACAGATCTCTGAGACCCTGAAGACCAGGGGTATCTTTGAAACCAAGTTCCTTTCCCAAATTGAGAG TGACCGTTTGGCGCTACTGCAGGTCAGGTCCATTCTGCAGCATCTGGGACTTGACAGCACATGCGATGACAGTATTATCGTCAAGGAAGTGTGTGGAGCTGTTTCCCGCCGAGCTGCCCAGCTCTGTGGAGCAGGAATGGCCGCAGTTGTAGACAAAATCCGTGAGAACCGTGGCCTGGACCATCTGGACATCACCGTTGGGGTGGATGGCACTCTGTATAAGCTCCATCCACA tttctcaCGGATAATGCATCAGACTGTGAAGGAGCTTGCCCCCAAATGCAACGTCAACTTCCTTCTCTCTGAAGACGGAAGCGGAAAAGGCGCCGCCTTGATCACGGCCGTTGGGTGCCGCCTGCGGCAGCAAGAACAAAAGAGCTGA
- the tacr2 gene encoding substance-K receptor — MDTTLDPLSASVLYDEEDGNETSTNLFEQPDWKVALWAIAYSLIVIVSIIGNVTVIWIILAHKRMRTVTNYFIVNLAFSDASMATFNTVFNFVYALHNDWYFGLGYCKFQNFFPITAMFSSIYSMAAIAVDRYMAIIHPLKPRLSSTTTKVLIGVIWTVAFSLAFPQCYYASTKFYFPRTVCMVEWPDDYGGKHQLSYQIAVIILIYLLPLLVMLVTYSLVGRRLWGSEIPGEASDHYQNQMQAKRKVVKMMIVVVTTFAICWLPYHIYFILGSFNRDIYKQHYIQQVYLSIFWLAMSSTMYNPIIYCCLNQRFRSGFRKAFQWCPLIKISEEDNMELQHMRTFHMRRSYRTETTSVVVRNHVGEPEDTTSKLIKA, encoded by the exons ATGGATACCACTTTGGATCCCCTTTCAGCATCTGTTCTCTACGACGAGGAAGATGGAAACGAAACCTCCACCAATTTATTCGAGCAGCCGGATTGGAAGGTGGCACTATGGGCGATTGCATATTCTTTGATCGTAATTGTGTCCATCATTGGCAATGTCACCGTTATTTGGATCATTCTGGCACATAAACGCATGAGGACAGTGACCAACTACTTCATTGTAAACCTCGCCTTTTCTGATGCGTCTATGGCAACTTTCAACACTGTCTTTAATTTCGTGTATGCTTTACACAATGACTGGTATTTTGGTTTGGGATACTGTAAATTTCAAAACTTCTTTCCGATAACAGCAATGTTCTCAAGCATTTATTCAATGGCGGCTATTGCTGTTGACAG ATATATGGCTATAATTCACCCGCTGAAGCCCAGGCTGTCCTCTACTACTACTAAAGTTCTGATCGGGGTCATCTGGACTGTGGCTTTTTCACTGGCCTTTCCTCAATGTTATTATGCCAGCACCAAGTTCTACTTTCCTCGGACTGTTTGTATGGTGGAATGGCCTGACGATTATGGAGGAAAACATCAGCTCTC GTATCAGATAGCTGTGATTATCCTGATTTACTTGCTCCCTCTGCTGGTGATGTTGGTGACCTACAGCCTGGTGGGACGGAGGCTGTGGGGCAGCGAGATCCCTGGAGAAGCATCAGACCACTACCAGAACCAGATGCAGGCGAAACGCAAA GTTGTGAAGATGATGATAGTGGTGGTGACGACATTTGCAATATGTTGGCTTCCCTACCATATCTACTTCATCCTGGGGAGCTTCAACAGGGACATATACAAGCAGCATTACATCCAACAGGTCTATCTGTCCATCTTCTGGCTTGCCATGAGTTCTACTATGTACAACCCCATCATTTACTGCTGTCTAAACCAAAG ATTCCGTTCAGGTTTTCGCAAAGCGTTCCAGTGGTGCCCCCTCATCAAGATTTCTGAGGAGGACAACATGGAACTGCAGCACATGAGAACCTTCCACATGAGACGCAGTTATCGCACTGAGACCACCAGCGTGGTGGTCCGTAATCACGTCGGTGAACCAGAAGACACCACATCCAAACTAATCAAAGCCTGA
- the hk1 gene encoding hexokinase-1 isoform X1 — MCLIRLDLKEPTSSADGEILYPIFLRVTHLPSFMESDKIDKYLYAMRFSDETLRDVMARFRREMENGLGRDTNPTATVKMLPTFVRSIPDGSEKGDFIALDLGGSNFRILRVKVSHEKKQTVQMESQNYETPEDIIHGSGSRLFDHVAECLGDFMEKQKIKDKKLPIGFTFSFPCAHTKLDEAVLLTWTKRFKASGVEGMDVVKLLNKAIKKRGDYDADIMAVVNDTVGTMMTCGFDDQRCEVGIIIGTGTNACYMEELRHIDLVEGDEGRMCINTEWGAFGDDGTLEDIRTEFDREIDRGSLNPGKQLFEKMVSGMYMGELVRLILVKMAKEGLLFEGRITPELLTKGKIETKHVSAIEKSKEGRTKAKEILTRLGVEPSEDDCIAVQHVCAIVSFRSANLIAATLGAILTRLKDNKNSPRPRTTVGIDGSLYKMHPQYARRLHKTVRRLVPESDVRFLLSESGSGKGAAMVTAWASRLADQTRQIAETLEEFRLTKDQLLEVKKRMRTEIQNGLSKSTQNTATVKMLPTYVRSTPDGSENGDFLALDLGGTNFRVLLVKIRSGKRRTVEMHNKIYAIPIEVMQGTGEELFDHIVYCISDFLDYMGMKNARLPLGFTFSFPCRQTSLDAGILVTWTKGFKATDCEGEDVVGLLREAIKRREEFDLDVVAVVNDTVGTMMTCAYEEPTCEVGLIAGTGSNACYMEEMRNIETVDGVEGRMCVNMEWGAFGDNGCLDDIRTQYDNAVDDLSLNAGKQRYEKMCSGMYLGEIVRNILIDLTKRGFLFRGQISETLKTRGIFETKFLSQIESDRLALLQVRSILQHLGLDSTCDDSIIVKEVCGAVSRRAAQLCGAGMAAVVDKIRENRGLDHLDITVGVDGTLYKLHPHFSRIMHQTVKELAPKCNVNFLLSEDGSGKGAALITAVGCRLRQQEQKS, encoded by the exons AGAAGGGAGATTTCATTGCCCTGGATCTGGGTGGCTCTAATTTCCGTATTCTGCGTGTCAAAGTGTCGCATGAGAAGAAACAGACAGTGCAGAtggaaagtcagaattacgagactcCAGAGGACATCATCCACGGCAGCGGATCACGG TTATTTGACCATGTTGCAGAATGTCTTGGAGACTTCATGGAGAAACAAAAAATTAAAGACAAGAAGCTTCCCATAGGATTCACGTTCTCATTCCCTTGTGCACACACTAAACTGGATGAG GCTGTTTTGCTAACATGGACGAAGCGCTTTAAGGCCAGTGGGGTTGAAGGAATGGATGTAGTAAAGCTTCTAAATAAAGCCATCAAAAAACGTGGG GACTATGATGCAGATATCATGGCTGTCGTCAATGACACTGTGGGAACTATGATGACCTGTGGCTTTGATGACCAGCGCTGTGAAGTCGGCATTATTattg GTACTGGTACTAATGCATGTTACATGGAGGAGCTCAGACACATCGACCTGGTGGAAGGAGATGAAGGCAGGATGTGTATTAATACTGAATGGGGGGCTTTTGGAGACGACGGCACACTGGAGGATATCCGAACTGAGTTTGACAGGGAGATTGATCGCGGGTCCCTCAACCCTGGAAAGCAATT ATTTGAGAAGATGGTCAGCGGGATGTACATGGGAGAGTTGGTGAGGCTGATCCTTGTCAAAATGGCTAAAGAAGGCCTGCTGTTTGAGGGCCGCATCACTCCAGAACTGCTTACAAAAGGAAAAATTGAAACCAAGCATGTTTCTGCAATTGAGAA GAGCAAAGAGGGACGTACCAAAGCGAAGGAGATTTTGACACGCTTGGGTGTAGAGCCATCTGAAGACGACTGCATTGCTGTGCAGCATGTTTGTGCTATTGTCTCTTTTCGCTCTGCAAATCTAATTGCTGCCACTCTGGGTGCAATCCTCACACGTCTCAAGGACAATAAGAACTCCCCACGCCCCCGCACCACAGTGGGCATCGATGGCTCCCTCTACAAGATGCACCCACA GTATGCCCGTCGGTTGCACAAAACTGTGCGTCGTCTGGTGCCGGAGTCTGATGTTCGCTTTTTGCTCTCTGAGAGTGGAAGTGGCAAAGGAGCTGCAATGGTAACAGCCTGGGCTTCCCGGTTGGCCGATCAGACACGTCAGATTGCCGAGACACTGGAAGAGTTCCGACTGACCAAAGACCAACTGCTGGAGGTGAAAAAGAGGATGAGAACTGAGATCCAGAATGGACTGAGCAAAAGTACCCAAAACACAGCCACTGTCAAGATGCTGCCCACCTATGTGCGGAGTACCCCGGATGGATCAG AAAATGGTGACTTTTTGGCTCTGGATCTTGGAGGTACAAACTTCAGGGTGCTTTTGGTAAAGATTCGCAGCGGCAAGAGGCGAACTGTGGAGATGCATAATAAAATCTACGCCATTCCCATAGAAGTAATGCAAGGAACCGGAGAAGAG CTATTTGATCACATTGTGTACTGCATATCTGACTTCCTGGACTACATGGGGATGAAGAACGCCCGCCTGCCTCTGGGCTTTACCTTTTCCTTCCCCTGCAGACAAACTAGTCTGGATGCG GGAATTCTGGTAACTTGGACAAAGGGCTTCAAAGCCACAGACTGTGAAGGAGAAGATGTTGTGGGCCTCCTGAGAGAGGCGATCAAAAGGAGAGAG GAGTTTGATTTGGACGTCGTAGCAGTAGTGAATGACACAGTGGGTACAATGATGACCTGTGCATATGAGGAACCCACATGTGAGGTTGGGCTGATTGCAG GAACCGGTAGCAATGCCTGCTACATGGAGGAAATGCGAAATATTGAGACAGTGGATGGAGTGGAAGGCAGGATGTGTGTGAACATGGAGTGGGGAGCGTTTGGAGATAATGGCTGCCTGGATGACATCAGGACTCAGTATGATAATGCTGTGGATGATTTATCCCTCAATGCCGGCAAACAAAG GTATGAGAAGATGTGCAGCGGCATGTACCTGGGTGAGATTGTCCGGAACATCTTGATTGACTTGACCAAGCGTGGCTTCCTCTTCAGAGGACAGATCTCTGAGACCCTGAAGACCAGGGGTATCTTTGAAACCAAGTTCCTTTCCCAAATTGAGAG TGACCGTTTGGCGCTACTGCAGGTCAGGTCCATTCTGCAGCATCTGGGACTTGACAGCACATGCGATGACAGTATTATCGTCAAGGAAGTGTGTGGAGCTGTTTCCCGCCGAGCTGCCCAGCTCTGTGGAGCAGGAATGGCCGCAGTTGTAGACAAAATCCGTGAGAACCGTGGCCTGGACCATCTGGACATCACCGTTGGGGTGGATGGCACTCTGTATAAGCTCCATCCACA tttctcaCGGATAATGCATCAGACTGTGAAGGAGCTTGCCCCCAAATGCAACGTCAACTTCCTTCTCTCTGAAGACGGAAGCGGAAAAGGCGCCGCCTTGATCACGGCCGTTGGGTGCCGCCTGCGGCAGCAAGAACAAAAGAGCTGA